Within Wyeomyia smithii strain HCP4-BCI-WySm-NY-G18 chromosome 2, ASM2978416v1, whole genome shotgun sequence, the genomic segment cataaaaagcaatgatacgaaattgtaataaaattcattttctttggcttgctaactcttataatatgatggacatgcatagtggcagtctattggtatttctctggtaattgtttagtttaacttggaactgtttcagtttaaagtatctgttactcaacaaacaatttttagttccactaaaaatccaaatcaacgaaattgttgcgccaaaaaaatatcttgatttatacagggggtagacaaaataattgagataaaaaaattctctcgaattttaaatggccagaactttacgaaaaatgaatcaattttgataaccggtttcattttactggagaACAGTATTAtactagtattacttgggaacttggtgtgaccaacctacaccgaaaatgtttcggatttcaagaatgtgtgtcaaagtgtacatttttgcaacgcatggaacgttttaggcaactaaattgtctatctaaaatacttcattcaaaaaaatctgagatcaccgatattttctaaaaacattttttgtttttacaattATATTTTTGTCGGAGTAGGATCCtaaactcattttttatatttttgaaggaaagttcagataatttttactaagatatattgattcataagaaaaaggttcaaatacagttaggcctcgtgaaaaaaccttgttaattcagaaatccgcttgataaaccgctttaattcaaaaattcgcgcaAAATACCAcgataatttgaaaatctgcataaataaccatttagagaaaatccgcgtgaaaataatctgaccttttcaaatgttaatccagataaattttcaaacgcaagtttgcaaagttgcttggtttaataagacctacccacccacaatgttcgattgaattctgctagagtactgcaagctcaaagaaatatagtacccaacagggaaaaaccgCCAAACCcttacttaataaattcatacctcgatgattccttggcgaattttcaatctttggctaccaataaacccgaaataaattctgatttattgacaacatataaacctaagtgaaacagaatgtcagaaaaagttctacgcgttgcaaaaatgtacactttgacacacactccggaaatccgaaacatttccagtgacccttggtcacgtccagttctcaagtaatactaggaaactaggacagttttccagtaaaatgaaacctgttttgtcagaattgattcatttttcgtgaagtattggccatttaaaaattgacagaattttgcctgcttcaattatttcccttattatacaaccttcaaaatgaacttcggcttgaagtGGTAAAACTATAGACAAAAAttaccgatttttcatgggtttacctttaatcgtacTGACAAaattactcatgcatcatcaatcatagttacccatgagttagcctaaaaaaaattgacagctttatcagtcaaactttaactgtgatggcgaaaaaagtgaagctactccgttcagaagtgtgcgcgttcaaagaacggtaccccgccgcgtcaaaaacgaacatcgtgcggcactttgtggacgccgggtatgccggttctggcatctacaacattttgacactattggacaacgatcagagcatcgaaagaaagcccggtttcggacggccaacgaccctgagcgacaagaaacttcaaaggatgctgaagaggaataccgagggaaaagtggctaaatcgctgcgtgcccTTGGCCGACAgattggtgcatgctctaaaacagtgaaaaagtatctggagaacatggacatacatgcaggaagcggcagtcccatccactgggctcggagctgcaggcaatgacgcagcgacagcggttgaataagatggtcaagtcgattttcccggcgaatcgcgacgtggcagtggtgatggacgactagaccaatctcaccctggatggcaacgactagcagggcagggaagtaaagtttatttcacagaccaagttccccaagaaggtgcggctgtggttgacaatcagcgagaaagggatgtcaaagctgctcttctttcgctccgggctggctgtgaaatttatagtacgaagtgcctgacagaagttgcgtcgttcatcaagaaataccataagcgcaaaGACatggtgttctggccagatttgacgtcggccaactactcgaagcgatcgttggaggaaatggagcggctgaatatcgatgtggtaccgaagtcggcgaatccgcccaatgtcccccacctgcttcccatcgagaatttctgggcaaacttgaagcgcaagatctattccaacaattttgtcgcgaaaacggaggaggaattaataaagagtttaaaaacatggctacacgcatgttttcgtccgccatggcgaatgttccggttaactgccggaaggccgcacgcagggacgtaatatttttttttgcgaggaagctaacatgataaccttccatgggaagtttatccaactcaattatctgtcctagtttttttttcatcatcatctgaaatagtttttttcgtcaccatctgaaatagtttttttcatcatctgaaaaaaattttttaccgcaaacgtgagctgtcaaattatcgatacttatcgataatatcgataaaagccccgaaattatcgattgttatcgaagtccgttttgggcgatatttcccatcactacaaTGGACACATTAGCGACATTACTTTTttagggactaaataatcttatatTGGTTCagataaaataatttcgataattATTGGGATATGTCATTCATTTCACCGACATGATTTTCACTGAAAATTGACTCGGGGGACACTCAATAAGCCGTATGAATAAAAGCGTTTGCTTTACTCATCCCGTGCAAATCTTACGGGAGAAGCAGAGTAACTTCTTTTATTCATACGGCCTAATATCAGCTTggagagagtgagagtgaagCTGTTGTTGTATCATTTCCATTCTGCAGTGTTGAAATTTCGCAACCCTGGTTATTTTGATCAACGAATAGAAATGTTGTGgtatgtctgtttgtctgtgctaatGCTACTGTTttataagtatttttttttaactcatattcatttaggcccaaccgcgatgTTTTATAAGTTGTTTATATTCCAAATTAATGGAAAAGAATGTTTTGTTGTCTCTGTACTTTTGATTCTCTGCACAACATCGCCTGCATCGCCACAGGAAGCAAACGTATAAGCGACGTGaacattttactaaatatagCTTGTCGAACAATTTGATACAGATATTACCTCATCTGATCAGAGCAACGCAGCATCACGTGTTGACTGAATCAAAAGTGAAAGCATCGTTTCTAGACGGTTGACCTACTGTTGCTTACTTAAAAATCTAATAATAGACTTACTTGAGAATCTAATAATAGACTCAGCCTGTACGCAATATTTGACGTAGTTAGACATTCATGTACAACTGTAAAACTCTCACAGTTTGGCCGTCACAGTACACGCATCGTCACCATCAGACATTGACAATGAACTTCGCAAGATTTTTTCTTCGCTCACATACATACTGTGCTTgttatttgagttttttttttcatgtttatcGACGTTATCGACCGAAGTAACATTACAGTATCTGTATATACAAAAGCACAGATTTTCACAAAAAAGTATAAATTTACAGATCTTACAAAATTGACATTTAGttttatgaacatattttaagtTTATTGCATTTAATTTCGGCCAAATTTAATCATTTGTTCAGTTTTTTCGCACTTTGCAGCTCCAATGTGGTAATTGAATACCATACGAACCACGAAAAATACCAAATTCTTGGACCTTCtatcagtttttattatttcaGCTATAATAATCAATACATATTATTAAACTCAACAGTTGGCTTTTCGAAGTTTAAATATacgaattaaaaataatttctatAATCCCTCGACATGAAATTTGACATTAATGTTAACACTGATCTTTAAGTGCCGGAATTTATTTTGATTAACATTTTGATTATTGACATAAAGTAATGCAAATTCCGGATTTTTGGAattcaaactgaaataaatttaaatttatgcaCAGCGGCGTAGCTTGACTCGGTGACACTCGAGGTGGAAAATTTGAGGGTTCCCCCGGTTGCAGTGAAAATATTTTGCAATCAACGATTGTGActaattacatttttaaataaaaaaacagcatTTATTCAATTCCCGTGGGTTTCACATCGTTAAGGATAACACGCTTgacaataatattgataattattCTCTGAAGGCGACATGCGTGAAAATCATTCTCATGAGTGTCACCACCTTATTACATAAGGGTTGCTATAAgcggttttctgattttatatatcagctaaaagagttaTTTTCTGAGCAATATGTGATTAAtaaaatctcgcgtaatttttcaaagcgacctatctaacattgagagactctctttgtttactttctctttgatcaataattatgttatttgggctcattcaaataatacataacgcgctcaggggtgggggggtatgcagcgaagcgttacattgcgtgtggcaaacatgtaaaattgcgttacgtgggggtgggtgggtattgaaaattgccaaattccgcgttatgtaatatttgaatggttcctttgttccatatttcataacactcaatgcatagaaagcaagacagtattactatctctcgattaaggggaagaaagcttagaatatatatatataatgacgacgtaattaacgaaacaaagtgagagaggagagaatctgtcattgttacttaggtccctttgaaaaattacgcgagaaatatGGATGTCttttaatttgtaaataaaaatatgttgttTGAAATCTATGGaatcagagtctatgtgtatatagagtcgcgcgaagagaaaatctatcgtttcggcaacacagtttttgtgccgtttgttgccaagaactatacagttctgtttttcaccatgcataaacgaatatcatttttcgaaattctgcacaaggtacacagttttgaaagattacaccagtgatgttttattaaatttaagtgaaccagtgtacaggtttaatgttggattaaaatgtgtaagtaaaacttcggaaaaacacatattttttattacgctcaattacaacacttttcatccactcccaacattatcaccttgtttatttacattgctcgattggtaccctcgtttgacactgatttggttcctttggtttcatctttgcgggactcttattataaacatagactctgtatggaatgacagttggtacatggacGAACTGTCATTCAATgggtttcgagcagttttaatcaTACACGCAGAGAGAATAACTATTGAGTTCCATAGGAACCCCTTATGATTTTGCGCCACAAGGATTCCTTTTAAAGGCATAAGTTTGGCTTATGAATTGGAGGGAAAATTTTGTTCTCGACTGCTAACGATTTTCATAAGTCAtacttttaaaatttattgGTCGTAGGTATGCATGTTAAAAGAACAGACATATCAAAATCATAGCTTTTCAATATGAAATTCATAAACAGATTAATATGAATATCATCAGTTTACTGTTATAAAGCTTATAATTGATGCCATGAAATTCATATTACTAGGGTATGTTAacatgttttgataaaaaaaaacttttttacactAGTTCTTACTTATTCTTTACTCGCAAATATTACAAATATATAGTTAACAGTACAAGTAAATGGAGATTAAAATTCTGGAAACAAGTTCGCCTTTGATTCCTCTTGCCGAATGTCGTCAGCGTTGTCCTTTTTAACGATCACAACATTTAATAGTTGCTAGAATAAACATAGATGACTTTATGTATACCATATACCTATAGGATTTGAAAAGAGGTACTTACAGTTTTTTGCTCCAATTTTCACCAGCTGTGCAAATTTCAGCTTAGCTTTATCTAAAAACTTCTAACACTTGTCTGACGGTGCACAaacagaccgatgtcatggcaacagtttcctgaagccgccgccgatgatgatggcgctaccgTTGGAAATATgatcataagctccgttcattgtgccgcatgtgttactgtacggattttttgcgtgcttctaactatattgaatgtagggctatccggaacgtgttgaaacatgtttgaacgtgaccatttatgtcctgcacaaaatccatataacgttcaaaacaaaacaatcgtttttcgctttttgcattacttcacaccacttgcagcaacagttgatcttgCATGGACGGagcttaatcggctgtttcgcaagcactgacagccttttgacgtataatagagccagagaaaaacggcttcaagcgaaatgtatggggatgacgttcgtgacagggatgtgtgCACAAATCAACAATTCTGGTCTGCCATTTTGCAGATTTTATAAGATATGACTATGGAATTTTCACAATTTTGCCGTTTATGAAAATCATAAGTTACGCGTATGGGATGCACATAACGTTTATATGAAAATTCTTATGtatgcttatgaaatttataagcttGATATGCAATGCATAAGTGTCTAATGAAGTCAAAATTATGCATGTTCATAAGTTATAACTTATGAAATTCTTAAGTGCTTTTCTCTCAGTGTAGTGATCCAAAAACCGAAGAACACCGATGTAAATGATGCCCTTTTTAAATTGATATATGTATAAAAACTGGCATAGCTAAACCTAGCTAAACAACCTAATCAAGTTATCTCTATTTATAATCTGAGATTTATAATGTTTGTTGCGAGAATGTGTGATGCATTATTACAAGCTACGTGGTGTATCGAGCGATAACCTACGAGAGACCAACAGGTGCTGCTCTGCTACGACTAGAGCGTATGGATTATTTATAAACAAAGTTTTGCTCTTTTGTTTCCCACTCAGACGGACGCTCGGGGTACAGTGCCTAGCGCACTAATTGATACTGTTCATACCGTTCATACAACTCTAGCGGCGTGCCAGAAGATTGTTGAATGGTCTTGGTTTTCCGGTTACGAATACGTTAGGTACTGAAGAAAGCTACTGTGAGTGTACAAATGTTATCCCTTCATTAGAAATCAAACTAATAACTTTACGGATGGCAACATTTGAAGTTACCTCGGAACTTTATTCCGAGACAAATTTCACAACAACGGATACGGCCAATGGAAGTAAGCTCAATTGTTTGGATATTTTGCAATATTGCTAATAGTTTTAATTAATTCCGCTATTTTTCAGATAGCATTTCTAAATTTATGTTCACGTATCCATGTAGAGACAAACAGTTAGATGATCATGAAAAGAATGGTAAAAAGGATGTTTTAAAAAAAGATTCAAGTATGGTGTGCAACGATGATCTTTATAAGCAAAGCAAATATTTGTGTTCGCAAAAAAACTCGAAAAGCGTGAAAAGTGGTGATCGAGAGGACGAAAACCTTGAAATGCCAAGTAAGAATTGTTTCATGATCGATAAAGATGGTGATTTACTTTTAGCAAGAAAACAACAAGGCGTGATTGAAATAGgtaattatttcttttttttttataaaatcatgCTTTTAATCTCTAAATATGTTGTGCGGTAGAGCATCAAAAGTCAACGAATCTCAGTCTAGTTGGACTACAAATTTGGCGCGGGGCGCTGCTTCTTGCGGATTACATTCTGCATAacgagaaaaaatttaaaaatagaaaaattctgGAGTTGGGATCTGGCGTTGGATTAACTAGCATAGTATCAAGTTTTTTTGCTCGTGAAGTTATTTGTACCGGTAGGCAAGttatatatataaaaacctTCAGATGTTAATTTCAGTGTTCGATTAGATATAAATGTTGGAGGCCTATTAGATCTTATTCAAGCAAACATTGCACGGAATGCTTATTTATCAGATCCAGAATGCAAAGTGTCTGTTACAGAATTAGATTTTACAACTAAATATGAAGATTATTCTGATGATTTAAAAAACCAGCTGCAAGATGTAGAATACGTAATAACTGCTGATGGTACTTAATAACGCTGAAGTTTATATTAACATCTTTTTATTTGCTAATCTGATTTACTTTTTCAGTCATATACGATGACACTATTACGGAAGCATTTGTCCTTACATTGGAAAGTTTGTTACTTGAATTGCCAAAACTTAAAAGCGTTTACATAGCTTTGGAGAAACGCTATGTGTTTACTCTAGAAGACATGGATTCAGTGGCGCCTAGTTACGAACATTTTTTGAGAGTTTtttataaaagaaataaaagatTTGGTATTACACGGTGGAAGCTCTCTCAAGTGTCTCTGAATTTTCCGCGTTATTTTGAATACGAGAAAGTAAAAGAGCTTGtattgataaaaatttctaACTGATAGTTTGATGTTATGTGTTTTTAGAATGTTAGTATAGTTCTattaaagacaaaaaaaaaggttcaaTTATTCCAATTATTTTGTGGCTACACCACAGAGAATGCTTGATTCAAGGTTCGCTATACCTATATGTTTTCAAACGAGAACCCAAAGCAGCGTGTCATCTTTCAGAATCGGCTAGTTCAGCTGTTCGCAGATCAATATAGGAAAAGGTGTGCAAAGAGTATGTACAGTTCTAGACAGAGCTGTACATTTAATCACGGCAAGGTGGATTTGCTTCACGCCTTTACTATGGCTGTACCACGGCATGGTAAATGTTTTACTCCCCCAGGCCCTTATTCCCTGAGATTGTTGGCTATCCTATAGGGCGCGTACTCCCATGTGGCAGCTGGGAGCAGAAGTTGAAGACTGTTGGTCAtctttattataattattattatgattattattttttgattcTATTATGACTGTTCTTGGTTATCTCCTCCCTGGCCTTTGGTTCAGAGAGGAGTACGGGCGCGTTCTGCCAACTTGGTCGAGGCAGATTTGCTGTGTGAGCAATCTCAACATGGACGTTCTAAAGTGCCTGAATGAAATGTCTAGCTTGCAAGGATAACTGAAAGATGGGACGAGGGATCATTGTTTAACATACCTAACTAATTTGTTTACTGATTTCGTAGTcgatgtttttctgttttgttaccATTTGT encodes:
- the LOC129721403 gene encoding methyltransferase-like protein 22, translated to MATFEVTSELYSETNFTTTDTANGNSISKFMFTYPCRDKQLDDHEKNGKKDVLKKDSSMVCNDDLYKQSKYLCSQKNSKSVKSGDREDENLEMPSKNCFMIDKDGDLLLARKQQGVIEIEHQKSTNLSLVGLQIWRGALLLADYILHNEKKFKNRKILELGSGVGLTSIVSSFFAREVICTDINVGGLLDLIQANIARNAYLSDPECKVSVTELDFTTKYEDYSDDLKNQLQDVEYVITADVIYDDTITEAFVLTLESLLLELPKLKSVYIALEKRYVFTLEDMDSVAPSYEHFLRVFYKRNKRFGITRWKLSQVSLNFPRYFEYEKVKELVLIKISN